Proteins from a genomic interval of Tenacibaculum sp. SZ-18:
- a CDS encoding ABC transporter ATP-binding protein, with product MIRTENLTFQYQSTSKEFKFPDININQNNDLLILGKSGIGKTTFLHLLAGLLKPQNGKVIIDNTETQLLSNAKLDKFRGQNIGLVFQKKHAIQSLTVYKNLQARLFFSGSKSSDSDIDSLLDQLDILAQKHQKVNELSEGQLQRLSIAMAVIHKPKILLADEPTSSLDDESCKIVIDLLKTQAQRTEANLIVITHDQRIKSFFQNQITL from the coding sequence ATGATTCGAACCGAAAATCTAACTTTTCAATATCAAAGTACATCTAAAGAATTTAAATTCCCAGATATAAACATTAATCAAAATAATGATTTATTGATTTTAGGAAAATCTGGAATTGGTAAAACAACATTTTTACATTTATTGGCAGGATTACTTAAACCTCAAAATGGAAAAGTAATTATTGACAATACCGAAACTCAATTGTTATCAAATGCCAAATTAGATAAATTTAGAGGACAAAACATTGGGTTAGTTTTTCAAAAGAAACATGCGATACAGTCACTAACTGTATATAAAAACTTACAAGCTAGATTATTCTTTAGCGGCTCTAAATCTTCTGATTCAGATATCGATTCATTATTAGATCAGCTTGATATCTTGGCTCAAAAACATCAAAAAGTAAATGAACTAAGTGAAGGACAGTTGCAAAGATTAAGTATTGCTATGGCTGTAATTCATAAACCAAAAATTTTATTAGCTGATGAACCAACATCTAGTTTAGATGACGAATCTTGTAAAATTGTAATTGACCTTTTAAAAACTCAGGCTCAACGAACAGAAGCGAACCTGATTGTTATTACTCATGATCAAAGAATAAAATCATTCTTCCAAAACCAAATTACGTTATGA
- a CDS encoding ABC transporter permease, translating into MMNVWKISLENIKSKPLYTFLSVFTLALSIALLLGIQQLKSSFKYQTDNNLGGIDLVLGAKGSPLQLVLASILHMDDPTGNIKYSEAKKVAKNRMIKTAVPISYGDNFKGYRIVGTTNEFLSLYDAKISNGKGVQKSLDAIIGATVAEKLGLSVGDTFLSSHGLVENDIDVHDDKFTVVGILEPTYKVIDRLIVTKLESIWDVHANHDHEEESHSEHKNDEKHDDHAEEQHADEHHDHDHDKHESHENHEEHAEEHHDHDKHESHENHEEHHDHDKHDGHKNHEEHVDEHHDHDKNESHENHEEHADEHHDHDKHESHGNHEEHADEHHDHDKNESHENHEEHADEHHDHDKNESHENHEEHADEHHDHEENNENREITSLLISFKTPRALLTLPRRINDQTNMQAALPKFELDKLYSYTGIGFKTITWIAYLILLISGMIIFISLYKMVKERSFDLALLRTFGASNFQLIKLVTYEGLMIVLSAFALGFGLIRILLHFLFQYMQSDYLKGVLQPLSFNEIVPTAVLVLIIIFVSIAVAIYPILKMKVSTILSNEK; encoded by the coding sequence ATGATGAATGTATGGAAGATTAGTTTAGAGAATATAAAATCTAAACCACTATATACCTTTTTAAGTGTTTTTACACTAGCACTCAGTATTGCCTTACTTTTAGGAATACAACAATTAAAATCATCTTTTAAGTATCAAACCGACAATAATTTAGGAGGAATAGATTTAGTTTTAGGTGCAAAAGGTAGTCCGTTGCAATTAGTACTCGCTTCCATTTTACATATGGATGACCCAACAGGAAACATTAAGTACTCTGAAGCCAAAAAGGTCGCCAAAAATAGGATGATTAAAACTGCAGTACCTATTTCTTATGGTGATAACTTTAAAGGTTACAGAATTGTTGGGACTACGAATGAATTCCTTTCTTTATACGATGCTAAAATTAGTAACGGTAAAGGAGTTCAAAAGAGTTTAGACGCTATAATTGGAGCAACTGTTGCTGAAAAACTCGGTCTATCTGTTGGCGACACTTTTTTAAGTTCTCATGGTTTAGTTGAAAATGATATTGATGTGCATGACGATAAGTTCACGGTTGTTGGTATTTTAGAACCAACCTATAAAGTCATTGACAGATTAATTGTTACAAAACTTGAGAGTATTTGGGATGTACATGCCAATCATGACCATGAAGAAGAATCACATTCTGAACATAAGAATGATGAGAAACATGACGACCACGCTGAGGAACAACATGCCGATGAACATCACGATCATGACCATGATAAACATGAGAGTCATGAAAATCATGAAGAACATGCTGAAGAACATCACGACCATGATAAACATGAGAGTCATGAAAATCATGAAGAACATCATGACCATGATAAACATGACGGGCATAAAAATCACGAAGAACATGTGGATGAACATCATGACCATGATAAAAACGAAAGTCATGAAAATCACGAAGAACATGCTGACGAACATCATGACCATGATAAACATGAGAGTCATGGAAATCACGAAGAACATGCTGACGAACATCATGACCATGATAAAAACGAAAGTCATGAAAATCACGAAGAACATGCTGATGAACATCATGACCATGATAAAAACGAAAGTCATGAAAATCATGAAGAGCATGCGGATGAACATCATGACCATGAGGAAAATAATGAAAATCGAGAAATCACTTCTTTATTAATTTCATTTAAAACTCCTCGAGCATTATTAACTTTACCAAGAAGAATTAACGATCAAACTAATATGCAAGCCGCACTGCCAAAGTTTGAGCTTGATAAATTATACTCATATACTGGAATTGGTTTCAAAACCATAACATGGATAGCATACCTAATCTTGTTGATTTCAGGAATGATCATTTTTATTAGTCTATATAAAATGGTAAAAGAACGTTCTTTTGATTTAGCACTTTTAAGAACTTTTGGAGCAAGTAACTTTCAATTGATAAAATTAGTTACTTATGAAGGACTCATGATAGTTTTATCTGCTTTTGCATTAGGATTTGGATTAATAAGAATTTTACTTCATTTTCTATTTCAATATATGCAATCAGATTATTTAAAAGGTGTCTTACAACCACTAAGTTTTAATGAAATAGTTCCTACAGCAGTATTGGTATTAATAATTATCTTTGTATCGATTGCGGTAGCCATTTACCCAATTTTAAAAATGAAAGTTTCAACAATTTTGAGTAATGAGAAATAG
- a CDS encoding sigma-54-dependent transcriptional regulator: MSKILIIEDEAAIRRVLKKIISEESDSYQVEEAEDGLAGIEAIKNNDYDLVLCDIKMPKMDGVEVLEKAKKIKPETPIVMISGHGDLDTAVNTMRLGAFDYISKPPDLNRLLNTVRNALDRKELVVENKRLKKKVSKNYEMIGESEAITHIKDMIEKVAATDARVLITGPNGTGKELVAHWLHEKSERSKGPMIEVNCAAIPAELIESELFGHVKGSFTGANKDRAGKFEAANAGTIFLDEIGDMSLSAQAKVLRALQENKIQRVGSDKDIKVNVRVVAATNKDLKKEIEEGRFREDLYHRLAVILVKVPALNDRREDIPLLVDFFANKIAQEQGTPSKKFSHQAVKLLQEYDWTGNIRELRNVVERLIILGEKTVSDNDVKLFASK; this comes from the coding sequence ATGAGTAAAATATTAATCATAGAAGACGAAGCAGCAATTCGTAGAGTTTTAAAGAAAATCATATCAGAGGAAAGTGATAGCTATCAAGTTGAAGAAGCTGAAGATGGTTTAGCAGGAATCGAAGCAATAAAGAATAACGATTACGATTTGGTTTTATGTGATATTAAAATGCCAAAAATGGATGGTGTTGAAGTATTAGAAAAAGCTAAGAAAATTAAACCTGAAACACCAATTGTTATGATTTCTGGTCATGGTGATTTAGACACAGCCGTAAATACAATGCGGCTTGGAGCTTTTGATTATATATCAAAACCACCAGACTTAAATCGTTTATTAAATACTGTTCGGAATGCTTTGGATAGAAAAGAATTGGTTGTTGAGAATAAGCGATTGAAGAAGAAAGTGAGTAAGAACTACGAAATGATAGGTGAAAGCGAAGCAATTACTCATATTAAAGACATGATTGAAAAAGTTGCGGCTACTGATGCACGAGTATTAATTACTGGTCCGAATGGAACTGGAAAAGAACTTGTAGCTCACTGGTTACACGAAAAATCAGAAAGATCTAAAGGTCCGATGATTGAAGTTAATTGTGCTGCTATTCCTGCTGAATTAATTGAAAGTGAGCTTTTTGGGCATGTTAAAGGTAGTTTTACAGGAGCTAATAAGGATAGAGCTGGAAAATTTGAAGCAGCAAATGCAGGAACTATTTTCTTAGATGAAATTGGTGATATGAGTTTGTCTGCACAGGCAAAAGTATTACGTGCTTTACAAGAAAATAAAATTCAGAGAGTAGGTTCTGATAAAGATATTAAAGTAAATGTACGTGTTGTTGCTGCAACAAATAAAGACTTGAAAAAAGAGATTGAAGAAGGAAGGTTTAGAGAAGATTTATATCATAGATTAGCAGTTATTTTAGTTAAAGTACCTGCTTTAAATGATAGGAGGGAAGATATTCCGTTGCTAGTAGATTTCTTCGCAAATAAAATTGCACAAGAGCAAGGAACGCCGAGTAAAAAGTTTTCTCATCAAGCAGTTAAATTGCTTCAAGAATATGACTGGACTGGAAATATTAGAGAATTGAGAAACGTAGTAGAACGTTTGATTATTCTTGGTGAAAAAACAGTTTCAGATAATGATGTTAAATTATTTGCGAGTAAATAA
- a CDS encoding mechanosensitive ion channel family protein → MEQINKILNYSLRYNDHISISVKSLLILIVVILLVSFLLKLFRKYIQKKLREQDKNKFDTVFSFGKWLLYIIIFLITLQSSGVQITAIFAASTALLIGVGLALQTFFQDIISGIFIIMDQSVHVGDYIEIDKKIGRVEEIKLRTTRAVTIDNKVLIIPNHMYLKNSLYNWTQNGSVTKDYVSVGVAYGSDTQLVKTLLLQTANEHKSILSYPEPFVLFDEFGDSSLNFELVFSIHNSFQLAIIKSDLRFRIDELFRENNVTIPFPQRDVHIIGK, encoded by the coding sequence AAGTCTTTGCTAATACTTATTGTGGTTATTTTATTAGTTTCTTTTTTATTGAAACTATTTAGAAAATATATTCAGAAGAAGTTAAGAGAGCAAGATAAAAACAAATTTGATACTGTTTTTTCTTTCGGAAAATGGCTTCTTTACATTATTATATTCTTGATTACTCTTCAAAGTTCAGGAGTTCAAATTACAGCTATTTTCGCGGCATCAACAGCTTTATTAATTGGTGTTGGTTTGGCTTTACAAACTTTCTTTCAAGATATTATCTCAGGAATTTTCATCATAATGGATCAAAGTGTTCATGTCGGAGATTATATCGAAATAGATAAAAAAATTGGTCGTGTTGAAGAAATAAAATTGAGAACCACTAGAGCCGTTACTATCGACAATAAGGTATTGATTATTCCGAATCATATGTATCTAAAAAATAGTTTATACAACTGGACTCAAAATGGAAGTGTTACTAAAGATTATGTTAGTGTTGGTGTTGCTTATGGTTCAGATACTCAATTGGTGAAAACCTTGTTGTTGCAAACAGCAAATGAGCATAAAAGCATTTTGTCATATCCTGAACCTTTTGTTTTATTTGATGAGTTTGGTGATAGCTCATTGAATTTCGAACTAGTTTTTAGTATTCATAATAGTTTTCAGTTAGCAATTATTAAGAGTGATTTACGTTTTAGAATTGATGAATTGTTCAGAGAGAATAATGTGACTATTCCTTTTCCTCAAAGAGATGTGCATATTATAGGGAAATAG